A region from the Salminus brasiliensis chromosome 22, fSalBra1.hap2, whole genome shotgun sequence genome encodes:
- the mettl9 gene encoding protein-L-histidine N-pros-methyltransferase isoform X2, with product MKTLLFGAWVVLYVSVLLAARRTMWSGKYVRSPLARAAFMNMVTNTEFSEHEAQEWYRCCPDLLGERVRPLFVQSQLDADTQAFLQRSVEKSGWLFTQLYHSFFSTIFSPIISRTSINGFLGRGSMFVFSLDQFQRLLRIDSDWKGERLLDLGAGDGGVTDVMGSHFREVYATEVSPPMKWQLQRKNYKVLEIDEWQRTGFQYDLISCLNLLDRCDEPLELLRDIKNALVPGSGRMILAVVLPFHPYVEIGGRWVRPKEQLQVKGKTWEEQVTNLSEEVFQQVGFEVEAVTRLPYLCEGDMNQDYYVLDDAVFVLRANE from the exons ATGAAGACGCTGCTTTTTGGAGCTTGGGTGGTGCTTTATGTGTCGGTTCTGCTAGCAGCTCGGAGGACGATGTGGTCTGGGAAGTACGTCCGCAGTCCGCTGGCTCGGGCTGCCTTTATGAACATGGTGACCAACACGGAGTTTTCAGAGCACGAAGCCCAGGAG TGGTACCGCTGCTGTCCTGACCTGCTCGGGGAGAGGGTTCGGCCGCTGTTTGTGCAGAGTCAGCTGGACGCAGACACTCAGGCGTTTCTTCAGAGGAGTGTGGAGAAATCTGGGTGGCTTTTCACCCAACTCTACCACTCGTTCTTCTCCACCATCTTTAGTCCCATCATCTCAAGAACGTCGATCAATGG GTTTCTGGGCCGTGGTTCTATGTTTGTCTTCTCACTGGATCAGTTTCAGCGCCTGCTCCGAATTGATTCAGACTGGAAAGGAGAAAGGCTCCTGGACCTAGGGGCTGGGGATGGTGGCGTCACAGATGTCATGGGCTCTCATTTCAGAGAGGTTTACGCCACTGAGGTGTCTCCTCCTATGAAGTGGCAGCTCCAAAGAAAGAACTACAA GGTGTTGGAAATTGACGAGTGGCAAAGGACAGGATTCCAGTATGATCTGATCAGCTGTCTGAACCTGCTGGACAGATGTGATGAACCCCTGGAACTGCTTAGGGACATTAAGAATGCTTTGGTTCCAGGCTCAGGGAGGATGATCCTGGCAGTAGTTTTACCCTTTCATCCCTATGTGGAAATAG GTGGGAGATGGGTGCGCCCAAAAGAGCAGCTCCAAGTGAAAGGCAAGACCTGGGAGGAGCAAGTTACAAACCTGTCTGAGGAAGTTTTCCAGCAGGTTGGGTTTGAGGTGGAGGCAGTCACACGCCTACCCTACTTGTGTGAGGGTGATATGAACCAAGATTACTATGTGTTAGATGATGCAGTATTTGTGCTCAGGGCAAACGAGTGA
- the mettl9 gene encoding protein-L-histidine N-pros-methyltransferase isoform X1, with the protein MCSPQMKTLLFGAWVVLYVSVLLAARRTMWSGKYVRSPLARAAFMNMVTNTEFSEHEAQEWYRCCPDLLGERVRPLFVQSQLDADTQAFLQRSVEKSGWLFTQLYHSFFSTIFSPIISRTSINGFLGRGSMFVFSLDQFQRLLRIDSDWKGERLLDLGAGDGGVTDVMGSHFREVYATEVSPPMKWQLQRKNYKVLEIDEWQRTGFQYDLISCLNLLDRCDEPLELLRDIKNALVPGSGRMILAVVLPFHPYVEIGGRWVRPKEQLQVKGKTWEEQVTNLSEEVFQQVGFEVEAVTRLPYLCEGDMNQDYYVLDDAVFVLRANE; encoded by the exons ATGTGTTCTCCACAGATGAAGACGCTGCTTTTTGGAGCTTGGGTGGTGCTTTATGTGTCGGTTCTGCTAGCAGCTCGGAGGACGATGTGGTCTGGGAAGTACGTCCGCAGTCCGCTGGCTCGGGCTGCCTTTATGAACATGGTGACCAACACGGAGTTTTCAGAGCACGAAGCCCAGGAG TGGTACCGCTGCTGTCCTGACCTGCTCGGGGAGAGGGTTCGGCCGCTGTTTGTGCAGAGTCAGCTGGACGCAGACACTCAGGCGTTTCTTCAGAGGAGTGTGGAGAAATCTGGGTGGCTTTTCACCCAACTCTACCACTCGTTCTTCTCCACCATCTTTAGTCCCATCATCTCAAGAACGTCGATCAATGG GTTTCTGGGCCGTGGTTCTATGTTTGTCTTCTCACTGGATCAGTTTCAGCGCCTGCTCCGAATTGATTCAGACTGGAAAGGAGAAAGGCTCCTGGACCTAGGGGCTGGGGATGGTGGCGTCACAGATGTCATGGGCTCTCATTTCAGAGAGGTTTACGCCACTGAGGTGTCTCCTCCTATGAAGTGGCAGCTCCAAAGAAAGAACTACAA GGTGTTGGAAATTGACGAGTGGCAAAGGACAGGATTCCAGTATGATCTGATCAGCTGTCTGAACCTGCTGGACAGATGTGATGAACCCCTGGAACTGCTTAGGGACATTAAGAATGCTTTGGTTCCAGGCTCAGGGAGGATGATCCTGGCAGTAGTTTTACCCTTTCATCCCTATGTGGAAATAG GTGGGAGATGGGTGCGCCCAAAAGAGCAGCTCCAAGTGAAAGGCAAGACCTGGGAGGAGCAAGTTACAAACCTGTCTGAGGAAGTTTTCCAGCAGGTTGGGTTTGAGGTGGAGGCAGTCACACGCCTACCCTACTTGTGTGAGGGTGATATGAACCAAGATTACTATGTGTTAGATGATGCAGTATTTGTGCTCAGGGCAAACGAGTGA
- the cdr2b gene encoding LOW QUALITY PROTEIN: cerebellar degeneration-related protein 2 (The sequence of the model RefSeq protein was modified relative to this genomic sequence to represent the inferred CDS: inserted 2 bases in 1 codon) encodes MVSLPCVPHWRLETLTDMIAEEEFEIKEEEPWYDHQDLEHDLHLAAELGKTLLERNRELEQALQQMYGSNQEQQQEIEYLSKQVDLLRSVNDQHAKVYEQLDVTARDLEQSNQRLVLDNRSAQLKIEGLTETVNTLQCQVEELQREVTELKIVPSEHTTPDLLEPEWPKNKLLGYPPYAHSATASTPSEEEEYWEEEHSAHLHCVETLQAQLNAERALREAAEQDANTLAREISELEPRLALLEGYKARLAELEAEVEELRQLWRSDSVLASAGRAHRLLLPDTVYFPSEEDMSENFQKRHMLKRCSSERQLRETGSDDNGLGDLELANVCRGHSETVKYSRGISLLNEVDAEYSALQRKYNALLRRCENKPQPVSHKAVQTAPISQHLTPPRAKHTCSQGVDTQDNAQTPEYKALFNEIFTCIQRTKENIRSXQGQVQLNTVMHHDACTLQAS; translated from the exons ATGGTAAGCCTTCCGTGCGTTCCTCACTGGAGACTGGAGACGCTCACAGACATGATCGCTGAGGAGGAGTTCGAGATTAAAGAGGAAGAGCCGTGGTACGACCACCAGGATCTGGAACATG ATCTCCATTTGGCTGCAGAGTTGGGCAAAACCCTCCTGGAGAGAAACCGTGAACTGGAGCAAGCTCTCCAGCAAATGTATGGCAGCAACCAAGAGCAGCAACAGGAAATAGAG TATCTGTCTAAGCAGGTGGACCTGCTCAGGTCAGTGAATGATCAGCATGCTAAGGTCTATGAGCAGCTGGATGTGACTGCACGAGACCTGGAGCAGAGCAATCAGAGACTGGTCTTGGATAACCGCTCAGCCCAGCTTAAGATTGAAGG GCTCACAGAAACCGTAAACACCTTGCAGTGTCAGGTGGAGGAGCTGCAGAGGGAGGTGACGGAACTGAAGATCGTTCCATCTGAACATACCACACCGGATCTACTGGAGCCAGAGTGGCCAAAGAACAAGCTTTTGGG ATACCCACCCTATGCACATTCTGCGACTGCGAGCACTCCctctgaagaggaggagtactGGGAAGAGGAGCACTCAGCTCACCTGCACTGTGTGGAGACACTGCAGGCCCAGCTGAATGCCGAGCGTGCCCTAAGGGAAGCTGCAGAGCAAGACGCCAACACTCTGGCCAGAGAGATCAGTGAGCTGGAGCCACGCCTGGCTCTGCTGGAAGGTTATAAGGCTCGTCTGGCTGAGCTGGAGGCTGAAGTCGAGGAACTCAGGCAGCTGTGGCGCTCTGATTCGGTGTTGGCCAGCGCAGGCCGCGCCCACAGGCTGTTGCTGCCAGACACCGTTTACTTCCCCTCGGAGGAAGACATGAGTGAGAATTTTCAGAAGAGACACATGCTGAAGCGTTGCAGCAGTGAGCGGCAGCTGAGGGAGACCGGCAGCGACGACAATGGCCTGGGAGACTTAGAACTTGCTAATGTCTGCAGGGGTCATTCGGAGACGGTAAAGTACAGCCGGGGCATCTCCCTGCTGAACGAAGTGGATGCCGAGTACAGCGCCCTACAAAGGAAATACAATGCCCTTCTGCGCCGGTGCGAAAACAAGCCACAGCCAGTGAGCCACAAAGCTGTGCAAACAGCCCCAATCAGTCAGCACTTGACCCCACCTCGAGCTAAGCATACGTGCTCCCAGGGGGTCGATACACAGGATAATGCTCAGACGCCTGAATACAAAGCCCTTTTCAATGAGATCTTCACTTGTATCCAGAGGACCAAAGAGAACATAAGGAG ACAGGGCCAAGTCCAGTTAAATACAGTAATGCACCATGATGCCTGTACTTTACAAGCCTCTTAG